In the Brassica napus cultivar Da-Ae chromosome A7, Da-Ae, whole genome shotgun sequence genome, one interval contains:
- the LOC106400369 gene encoding serine/threonine-protein kinase MPS1-like → MEREANLPDKPPKSLVPPSLNQESSSSSSSSPELLRHLQAAFKRHRPLSKMQKSTIGPRRMVASRSSSSTAEGEQRPQAVVSLSHTLAANTLTQDTRTLASSSENASVTTCSLPGATDNMFGENLNPSDRLMALRKPATVIKMNANENVNRKVQSLVGSTTLTSHDMEWDTTNQAEASNVGASTSTRSKHQNLQSVDSETSLKSEYKASSSSLAKMGEFRSFLNQPASQCSAMGSSCATTTSIRSSSAPMFNATTQVSRCYVEADANAVSSQVNLPSSRPSSTKDPPLAEMPIDPEVRVKEKQQQCTIELDAPVVSSSHDVTAKPTLPDELLTSVSSQPQKPDKQEKVASSKGTSALRKRNYDPDLFFKVNGKLYQRLGKIGSGGSSEVHKVISSDCTIYALKKIKLKGRDYATAYGFCQEIGYLKKLKGKTNIIQLIDYEVTDKCLLQEVLNGTMSNKDARVKDDGFIYMVLEYGEIDLAHMLSQKWKEIEGSDRTIDENWLRFYWQQILQAVNTIHEERIVHSDLKPANFLLVRGFLKLIDFGIAKAINCDTTNIQRDSQVGTLSYMSPEAFMCNESDENGNTIKCGRPSDIWSLGCILYQMVYGRTPFADYKTFWAKFKVITDPNHEITYNQLSNPWLVDLMKNCLAWDRNQRWRIPELLQHPFLAPPIPPEPRVSSSSIQLISHIAASFGSDDGVSELCAQLQDRLRVLEGE, encoded by the exons ATGGAAAGGGAGGCTAATCTTCCGGATAAACCTCCGAAGAGTCTCGTCCCACCCTCCCTTAACCAggaatcatcatcttcttcctcctcctcccccGAGCTTCTACGCCATCTTCAAGCCGCTTTCAAACGCCATCGTCCCCTca gtAAAATGCAGAAGTCCACTATAGGGCCTCGGCGAATGGTTGCTTCAAGGAGTAGTTCTTCTACAGCTGAAGGAGAGCAGAGACCTCAAGCTGTTGTTTCCTTGAGTCACACCCTTGCTGCCAATACGTTGACTCAGGATACAAGAACCTTAGCCTCCTCTTCTGAGAATGCGTCCGTTACGACATGTTCATTGCCAGGAGCTACTGATAATATGTTTGGCGAGAATCTCAACCCTTCAGACAGGCTGATGGCTTTGCGAAAACCTGCTACGGTAATTAAAATGAATGCAAATGAAAATGTCAACAGAAAGGTTCAGTCTCTCGTTGGCAGCACCACCCTCACATCTCATG ATATGGAATGGGATACAACAAACCAGGCTGAAGCATCAAACGTTGGTGCTTCTACTAGTACTAGATCAAAGCATCAGAATCTCCAATCCGTTGATTCCGAGACCAGTTTGAAATCTGAGTACaaggcttcttcatcttccttggCAAAGATGGGAGAGTTTCGCAGCTTCTTGAACCAACCTGCTTCTCAGTGTTCTGCCATGGGGTCATCATGTGCCACAACTACGTCAATTCGTTCGTCTTCAGCTCCTATGTTTAACGCAACCACCCAAGTCTCTCGTTGTTATGTTGAGGCTGATGCAAATGCTGTTTCAAGTCAAGTGAACTTGCCTTCTTCTCGTCCTTCTTCCACTAAAGATCCCCCTTTGGCTGAGATGCCTATTGATCCAGAAGTAAGAGTCAAAGAGAAGCAGCAACAGTGCACTATAGAGCTTGACGCTCCTGTAGTATCTTCCAGTCATGACGTAACAGCTAAACCCACTCTACCAGATGAGTTGCTCACCAGTGTTAGCTCACAGCCGCAAAAGCCAGATAAGCAAGAAAAGGTCGCAAGTAGCAAAGGGACATCAGCGCTTCGTAAAAGAAACTATGATCCGGACTTGTTCTTTAAAGTCAACGGGAAACTCTATCAGAGGCTTGGCAAGATAGGAAGTGGAGGAAGCAGCGAGGTCCACAAGGTTATTTCATCAGACTGTACCATATACGCTCTCAAGAAAATCAAGCTCAAGGGCCGTGACTATGCTACAGCATATGGATTTTGCCAGGAGATTGGGTATCTAAAGAAGCTGAAAGGGAAAACCAACATCATTCAGCTTATAGACTACGAG GTTACAGATAAGTGTTTACTCCAGGAGGTTCTGAATGGGACAATGAGTAACAAAGATGCAAGAGTTAAGGACGATGGGTTTATATACATGGTGCTAGAATATGGAGAAATCGATCTGGCTCACATGTTATCTCAAAAATGGAAGGAAATCGAAGGTTCTGACCGGACAATTGATGAAAATTGGCTTCGGTTCTACTGGCAG CAAATACTTCAAGCTGTGAACACCATACATGAAGAACGCATTGTGCACTCTGATCTGAAACCGGCAAACTTCCTTCTTGTCAGAGGCTTCTTAAAGCTTATCGACTTTGGTATCGCTAAGGCCATTAACTGCGACACTACAAATATCCAACGAGATTCGCAG GTGGGGACGTTGAGTTACATGTCACCAGAAGCATTCATGTGCAACGAGAGCGATGAAAACGGAAACACCATAAAATGCGGAAGGCCATCAGATATATGGTCGCTTGGTTGCATACTATACCAAATGGTGTACGGAAGAACACCTTTTGCAGATTACAAAACCTTCTGGGCGAAGTTCAAAGTCATAACCGATCCAAACCATGAGATCACTTACAATCAGCTCTCTAACCCGTGGCTCGTCGACCTGATGAAGAACTGTCTAGCTTGGGACCGTAACCAGAGATGGAGAATCCCTGAGCTTCTCCAACATCCTTTCCTTGCCCCTCCCATCCCACCCGAGCCTCGAGTCAGCAGCAGCAGCATTCAACTTATTAGTCACATAGCTGCATCTTTTGGTAGTGATGACGGGGTTTCAGAGCTTTGTGCTCAACTCCAGGACCGGTTACGTGTTCTCGAAGGAGAATGA
- the LOC106400378 gene encoding small ribosomal subunit protein S13, mitochondrial, translated as MFGLRRSAATLFDHSQSLLRNLSFHGLRVQGIRVGNAEVPNHKPLKTGLQEVYGIGRRKSHQVLCGLGITNKLARDLTGKELIDLREEVGMHQHGDELRRRVGSEIQRLVEVDCYRGSRHRHGMPCRGQRTKTNARTKKGKRVAIAGKKKAPRK; from the exons ATGTTTGGTCTACGCAGATCCGCAGCGACGTTATTCGACCACAGCCAGTCTCTGCTTCGCAATCTATCG TTTCATGGATTGCGTGTGCAAGGAATCCGTGTGGGAAACGCAGAGGTTCCAAACCACAAGCCACTCAAGACGGGTCTTCAAGAAGTGTACGGAATAGGACGCCGTAAGTCTCACCAGGTTCTCTGTGGGCTTGGGATCACTAACAAACTTGCCAGAGACTTAACTGGGAAAGAACTCATTGACCTCCGTGAAGAAGTTGGCATGCACCAACATGGTGATGAGTTG AGGAGGCGTGTTGGATCTGAGATACAGAGACTGGTGGAAGTAGACTGCTACAGAGGAAGTAGACATAGACATGGGATGCCTTGCAGAGGTCAAAGAACCAAGACCAACGCTCGCACTAAAAAGGGAAAGAGAGTTGCCATTGCAGGAAAGAAGAAAGCTCCTCGCAAGTAG